In Canis lupus familiaris isolate Mischka breed German Shepherd chromosome 23, alternate assembly UU_Cfam_GSD_1.0, whole genome shotgun sequence, the following are encoded in one genomic region:
- the ANAPC13 gene encoding anaphase-promoting complex subunit 13 — translation MDSEVQRDGRILDLIDDAWREDKLPYEDVAIPLNELPEPEQDNGGTTESVKEQEMKWTDLALQYLHENVPPIGN, via the exons ATGGACAGTGAGGTACAGAGAGATGGAAGGATCTTGGATTTGATTGACGATGCTTGGCGAGAAGACAAGCTGCCATATGAGGATGTTGCAATACCACTG AATGAGCTTCCTGAACCTGAACAGGACAACGGTGGAACCACAGAATCTGTTAAAGAACAAGAAATGAAGTGGACTGACTTGGCCTTACAGTATCTCCATGAGAATGTTCCCCCTATAGGAAACTAA